A part of Drosophila ananassae strain 14024-0371.13 chromosome 2R, ASM1763931v2, whole genome shotgun sequence genomic DNA contains:
- the LOC6493571 gene encoding serine/threonine-protein kinase WNK1 isoform X2, translated as MDGKSEPEDAVNNQKAAGVVTGSSKKDKSGAPQPVVADTKKMEARKSSSDTVIEPLIKQQAPLHSSKTTPTTLTANFVQNIRFVRKNVEQSGRNTNPLQFVELETEFPRDYDDNIETLSREAEHLEEQFRTPTRSNATDVAAHQVSGIIENIIIEASRSLPIEKIEDEVPLRSSTKHSSGVKRVGFQVEEKDDTEVQSEKQPKSIDATVKKSESAEVSAEEASATGSSADASTSQLPSTTAVSTTSSATSITKSKSDEDDDPVAMSPCGRFFKYDKEVGRGSFKTVYRGLDTLTGVPVAWCELLDKQVKKSERTRFREEADMLKKLQHPNIVRFYTYWEFPIGRKKNIVLVTELMLSGTLKSYLKRFKKIHPKVLKSWCRQILKGLNFLHTRQFPIIHRDLKCDNIFITGTTGSVKIGDLGLATLKNRSHAKSVIGTPEFMAPEMYEEHYDESVDVYAFGMCMLEMAISEYPYSECKGPAQIYKKVISGIKPAALAKVEDPNVRDIIERCIELKKEDRPSCNELLESEFFDEDIGIRVEPTASEQFLSDPSISIIEFRLRFMDPKKRSSRHKENEAIQFEYNIKHDEYEQIAQEMMKENIISEDDSRAVARLLKVQVVSLLKERAQRQTQIKLQNEKSRLEKLALQKQRESLPTNVDEDEEEEEESEDEEDGVKWNQRLQLKYDLLNTDSETSLALSTNSADPQIHPARSNASIPNSGNPVQLISVQPQVITSPAIPMQQKPTVHYIQPPQLASYQNSQEIPNNQVISPTGGQQLQQQQQQQPPQQQQQPNVTMVPQQQVNPQQQQQILQQMPQQIQVQQQPQAVLQPQQHEQPNQQPLTDQQKSHQIPLQQQLQQLMHTNVQTPELAQQQMAQQQAQQYYQQQQQQPTPQVAMHPNQMAQQQQAYAMQQAGQQQQLTQPMQMHAHQQQILQQQQQAVATHQQQQQILQQQIAQHQLQQIQQQQIQQQQLQQQQQQLQQQQQQQLQQQQQQQLQQQQMQQQLQQQQQQFVHQQYTQAMTQQQHQQIITGSQVQQQPMQMPVQMQVPPTSVAPTMQQPMAQTYQQQAQVPLADPQQQQHGGFATVPAQQPQFIPQQPPQQQPIQLSLPLEQQLQQLLHSQPQQQAVVQQPHQTQQQQPIVQQQHPPVLQQPQPKPMIQQQPQAQPKPVVPQPQADQHTQAPVQVPVVHENQPSNQVNPEHVNSESVPNNSDNAPKPETQTPVDAEKQAKGQNNTTQRSQKPRRSNRSGNERIPKLSVTSVDEGSVINCHMENKLKTITFKFDIGDVNPVEIANKLIAQDLLSNCQSTVFVDMINEIVDQVKQNPNQIPIPTNYRRNIEKRDETASDITKMFEPTIHGMETLPSGSGGSEAAFEAKSQTSNLANAQDLQPNVGTPPTTTSTMSSSSTTSRDAANSSNDVTIGSGSVSRKTSTASEYTSLSIDYMPDSNITPTGNEPTFDDGKDKSLGVQQKPCSLAIARMQKLLESAGGGATPRSLNIPLNRHLNIQEDLKHTRSLDDLSEVKITFDMPNKPSAESAENNPAAAVESEKPKDKAGQGVGAQASGATNTLEQLKIELENITHAHAFASAVVASINNRPPHQASPAMSSLKATPGHPTQEPSKSSTAGGSVASLGQNTPTAALTSARGSGSSVYNSRRTSIDNSVGSDVHLHTATNLEAPAASSDPTPTEASAGIAMGGTGEKQLSKQPSLEKPSTTSISTNSSDAPQRNPSNGSINQNSIADLEKKLAALRNTDNADEPPSAAPLSAVPKQVEEVTNPSARKISRFSVSRVQEQKTSTGVEEPAQGQLKIDLQVAGGPGGPMQLNTANSSVPNGSVVNTPTEIISSPIQSVPLAINGIQLIYQQPQQIHQLPGAAPPTSTASGAGTQCVVGQQMINQNGTQMPQLQQPVVHPNMPQQTPLNGHPNMVNPIQQQPPQQPMPLQPIQQPQNQMPLMPPQQQPILIQQSQPQQQQQGSQQFNPALPPQQQFLQTQPNQLHQLPPQVVSIAQAMTHQLAPMQSMAAQQQVISQQQHQLQMQMPPQSVPGMYNQQAGARVATPQNFHGAVPNHLLQQAPLMATQQPGQPMQHVMQPLFNAAAGEVTEEPVSLAATHPHLLPSDIQSDIKHNLDSLVNQLCNTRLGTNQHQRLLLLRQRQLIEEDELRLKHYVEYEKFQKALRQSISTNVPATAAYYSAAAAQLPTNLAAPAAPSSSNPTSTGSANT; from the exons ATGGACGGCAAATCTGAGCCAGAAGATGCCGTTAACAACCAGAAAGCAGCTGGTGTAGTTACGGGTAGTTCCAAAAAAGACAAGTCGGGCGCCCCGCAACCGGTCGTCGCAGACACCAAGAAAATGGAGGCCAGAAAGTCCTCCTCGGACACGGTGATCGAGCCACTGATTAAGCAGCAGGCTCCGCTTCACTCCTCCAAGACCACTCCCACAACGCTGACCGCCAATTTTGTGCAAAACATTCGTTTCGTGCGCAAGAATGTGGAGCAGTCCGGCAGGAACACTAATCCGCTGCAGTTCGTCGAACTGGAAACGGAGTTTCCCCGTGACTATGATGACAACATCGAGACGCTGTCCCGCGAGGCAGAGCATCTGGAGGAGCAATTCCGCACGCCAACGCGTTCTAATGCCACCGATGTTGCCGCCCATCAGGTGTCCGGCATCATTGAGAACATTATCATCGAGGCGTCGCGAAGTCTGCCAATCGAAAAGATTGAAGACGAAGTGCCATTGAGGTCATCTACGAAGCATTCGAGCGGCGTTAAGCGCGTCGGTTTCCAGGTCGAGGAAAAGGACGACACCGAGGTCCAAAGTGAAAAGCAGCCAAAGAGCATCGATGCCACAGTTAAGAAGTCGGAGAGTGCTGAGGTCAGCGCCGAGGAGGCGTCTGCGACTGGGTCATCCGCTGACGCTTCCACGTCACAGCTGCCCTCCACAACGGCTGTGTCCACCACCTCGTCGGCTACCTCGATCACGAAGAGCAAGAGCGACGAAGATGATGATCCGGTGGCCATGTCGCCTTGTGGACGCTTTTTTAAGTACGACAAGGAAGTGGGCCGTGGCTCCTTCAAGACTGTCTATCGCGGCCTGGACACGTTGACGGGTGTCCCAGTTGCGTGGTGTGAATTGCTG GACAAGCAAGTGAAAAAAAGCGAACGCACCAGATTCCGCGAGGAGGCAGACATGCTGAAGAAGCTTCAGCATCCTAATATTGTACGGTTCTATACATATTGGGAGTTCCCCATTGGCCGTAAAAAGAATATAGTACTAGTCACCGAACTAATGTTATCCGGAACTTTGAAATC CTATTTGAAACGATTCAAGAAGATACACCCAAAGGTATTGAAGTCATGGTGTCGTCAGATTTTGAAAGGCCTCAATTTTCTGCATACTCGTCAATTTCCTATAATTCATCGTGATTTGAAATgtgataatatttttataactgGCACCACGGGCAGCGTTAAAATCGGCGATCTGGGCCTGGCGACGCTGAAGAACCGCTCCCACGCGAAATCTGTGATTGGAACGCCGGAGTTCATGGCTCCCGAGATGTACGAGGAGCACTACGACGAATCGGTGGACGTATATGCCTTCGGGATGTGCATGTTGGAGATGGCCATCTCCGAGTATCCATACAGCGAGTGCAAAGGTCCGGCACAGATCTACAAGAAGGTGATATCGGGCATCAAGCCAGCAGCGCTGGCCAAAGTTGAAGATCCCAATGTGCGCGACATCATCGAGAGATGCATTGAATTGAAAAAGGAGGACCGCCCCAGCTGCAATGAGCTTCTGGAGTCGGAGTTCTTTGACGAGGATATCGGCATTCGCGTAGAGCCTACCGCTTCGGAGCAGTTTCTTTCGGATCCGAGCATAAGCATCATCGAGTTTCGGCTGCGCTTTATGGACCCCAAGAAAAGGTCATCGAGACACAAGGAGAACGAGGCGATCCAGTTCGAGTATAACATAAAACATGACGAGTACGAGCAGATCGCTCAGGAGATGATGAAGGAAAACATTATATCCGAGGACGACTCTCGTGCCGTAGCTCGTCTCCTAAAGGTGCAGGTCGTCTCCTTGCTGAAGGAGCGTGCCCAGCGTCAGACCCAGATCAAACTGCAGAACGAGAAGTCGCGACTCGAGAAGCTGGCGCTGCAGAAGCAACGCGAGAGCCTGCCGACGAACGTCGATGAAGAtgaggaagaggaggaggagtccgAAGATGAGGAAGACGGGGTGAAGTGGAACCAGCGCTTGCAGCTAAAGTATGACCTCTTGAATACCGATTCCGAGACCAGTCTGGCCCTGTCCACGAACAGTGCCGATCCTCAGATACATCCTGCTCGGTCGAATGCCTCCATCCCGAACAGCGGCAACCCGGTGCAGTTGATTTCGGTGCAGCCACAGGTAATCACCTCGCCGGCCATTCCCATGCAGCAGAAGCCCACGGTGCACTATATTCAGCCGCCCCAGCTGGCATCGTATCAGAACTCGCAGGAGATCCCCAACAATCAGGTCATCTCGCCCACAGGAGGCCAACAActacagcagcagcagcagcaacagccgccgcagcaacagcagcaaccaaATGTTACAATGGTGCCACAGCAACAAGTCAacccacagcagcagcaacagataCTCCAGCAGATGCCGCAGCAAATCCAGGTGCAGCAACAGCCACAGGCCGTTCTGCAGCCGCAGCAACACGAGCAGCCAAATCAACAGCCACTGACCGACCAGCAAAAGAGCCATCAGATACCGCTACAGCAGCAGTTGCAGCAATTGATGCACACGAACGTTCAAACCCCTGAGCTGGCACAGCAGCAAATGGCTCAGCAGCAGGCCCAGCAATAttaccagcagcaacagcaacagccgaCGCCTCAAGTTGCTATGCATCCAAACCAAAtggcgcagcagcaacaggccTATGCCATGCAACAGGctggccagcagcagcagctaacGCAGCCGATGCAAATGCACGCTCATCAGCAGCAGAtactgcagcagcaacagcaggcgGTAGCCAcgcatcagcaacagcagcagataTTGCAACAGCAGATTGCACAGCATCAGCTGCAACAGATACAGCAGCAACAGATTCAGCAACAGCAgctccagcaacagcagcagcaactgcaacaacagcagcaacagcaactccagcaacagcagcagcagcaactacaacaacaGCAAATGCAACAGCAgctccagcaacagcaacaacagttcGTACACCAGCAATACACGCAGGCTATGACgcagcaacaacaccagcAGATAATCACTGGCTCGCAG GTGCAACAGCAGCCAATGCAAATGCCTGTTCAAATGCAAGTGCCACCTACGTCAGTGGCACCTACAATGCAACAACCCATGGCCCAGACATACCAGCAACAGGCCCAAGTGCCACTAGCTGACccccaacagcaacagcatgGCGGGTTTGCAACTGTGCCGGCCCAGCAGCCACAATTCATACCCCAGCAGCCGCCCCAACAGCAACCCATACAACTGTCCTTGCCTCTggaacaacagctgcagcaacTGCTGCATAGCCAGCCACAGCAGCAAGCCGTGGTGCAGCAACCTCACCAGacacaacagcagcagcccaTTGTCCAACAGCAGCACCCGCCTGTGCTCCAGCAACCACAACCGAAGCCTATGATCCAACAGCAGCCGCAAGCCCAGCCCAAACCAGTAGTCCCACAACCTCAGGCTGACCAGCACACTCAGGCGCCAGTGCAAGTTCCCGTGGTGCATGAAAATCAGCCGTCAAACCAAGTTAACCCAGAACATGTGAACTCGGAGAGCGTCCCAAACAATTCCGATAATGCACCCAAACCCGAAACTCAAACCCCTGTGGATGCGGAGAAGCAGGCGAAGGGACAGAACAACACTACACAGCGTTCCCAGAAACCCAGACGATCCAATCGCAGCGGCAACGAACGAATCCCCAAGCTCAGTGTCACCAGTGTGGACGAGGGCAGTGTCATTAATTGCCACATGGAGAATAAACTGAAAACGATCACCTTCAAGTTTGACATTGGAGATGTGAATCCCGTGGAAATCGCCAATAAATTG ATCGCTCAAGATTTGCTTTCTAATTGTCAAAGTACAGTATTTGTGGATATGATCAATGAAATTGTTGACCAGGTCAAACAGAATCCCAACCAAATCCCCATACCAACCAATTATCGCCGCAATATTGAAAAG cGGGATGAAACCGCCAGCGACATCACAAAGATGTTTGAGCCCACTATCCACGGGATGGAGACCCTGCCATCCGGTAGTGGAGGTTCTGAGGCCGCTTTCGAAGCCAAGTCCCAGACTTCCAACTTGGCCAATGCCCAGGACCTGCAGCCGAACGTTGGCACTCCGCCCACCACTACTTCGACCATGTCGTCCTCGTCGACGACCTCCAGAGACGCAGCTAACAGCAGCAACGACGTGACCATTGGATCGGGATCGGTGTCCCGCAAGACGAGCACCGCCTCGGAATACACTTCCTTGTCGATTGACTATATGCCGGACAGTAATATAACGCCCACTGGGAACGAACCCACTTTCGATGATGGCAAGGACAAGTCTTTGGGTGTCCAGCAAAAGCCATGCTCCCTCGCCATAGCCCGGATGCAGAAGCTTTTGGAATCCGCTGGTGGTGGGGCTACTCCCCGAAGTCTAAATATTCCTCTGAATCGCCATCTGAATATTCAGGAGGATCTTAAACACACCAGAAGCCTGGACGACTTGTCCGAGGTGAAGATAACCTTCGATATGCCCAACAAGCCCTCGGCTGAATCGGCTGAGAATAATCCAGCCGCTGCTGTGGAGTCAGAAAAACCAAAGGATAAGGCTGGCCAAGGAGTGGGAGCTCAGGCATCCGGAGCAACTAATACTCTGGAGCAGCTGAAGATCGAGTTGGAGAATATAACGCACGCCCATGCCTTTGCCTCGGCCGTGGTGGCCTCAATCAACAACCGGCCGCCTCACCAAGCCTCTCCGGCTATGTCATCTCTGAAGGCCACCCCCGGACATCCCACACAAGAG CCAAGTAAGTCATCAACCGCCGGTGGCTCAGTGGCATCATTGGGTCAAAATACTCCAACCGCAGCACTGACATCGGCTCGGGGCTCTGGCTCCTCTGTCTACAATTCTCGGCGCACTTCCATCGACAACAGCGTGGGCTCTGATGTGCACTTGCACACTGCCACCAACCTTGAGGCGCCGGCCGCCAGCTCCGATCCGACACCAACTGAGGCTTCAGCTGGTATTGCAATGGGTGGCACCGGCGAGAAGCAACTGTCCAAACAGCCGAGCTTAGAAAAGCCATCCACCACGTCCATTTCGACAAACAGCAGCGATGCCCCACAGCGGAACCCCAGCAACGGATCTATAAATCAGAACTCGATAGCCGACTTGGAAAAGAAACTGGCAGCGTTGCGAAACACGGACAACGCTGATGAG CCTCCATCGGCTGCCCCGTTGTCCGCAGTTCCGAAACAAGTTGAAGAGGTGACCAATCCGAGTGCCCGGAAGATCTCGCGCTTCAGTGTCAGCCGCGTGCAGGAACAAAAGACATCAACGGGAGTGGAGGAACCTGCGCAGGGTCAACTGAAGATCGATCTTCAGGTCGCAGGTGGCCCTGGTGGCCCAATGCAATTGAACACCGCAAACAGTTCGGTGCCGAACGGCAGTGTGGTTAACACGCCGACCGAAATCATTAGCTCTCCCATCCAGAGTGTTCCTTTGGCCATTAACGGCATTCAACTGATTTACCAGCAGCCCCAACAGATCCACCAACTACCGGGAGCAGCTCCACCCACATCGACAGCCAGTGGAGCTGGAACTCAGTGCGTGGTGGGGCAGCAGATGATCAACCAAAATGGTACACAGATGCCACAATTGCAGCAGCCAGTGGTGCATCCGAACATGCCACAGCAGACTCCCCTAAATGGACATCCCAATATGGTCAATCCCATTCAGCAACAGCCGCCACAGCAGCCCATGCCTTTGCAGCCTATTCAGCAGCCACAGAATCAAATGCCACTCATGCCGCCACAACAGCAACCTATTCTGATACAGCAGTCacagccacagcaacagcagcagggaTCGCAGCAATTCAATCCTGCTCTTCCGCCCCAACAGCAATTCCTCCAGACGCAGCCCAATCAGCTGCACCAGCTTCCTCCGCAGGTCGTAAGCATTGCCCAAGCAATGACCCACCAACTAGCCCCTATGCAATCGATGGCCGCCCAGCAGCAGGTAAtatcgcagcagcagcatcagctaCAAATGCAAATGCCGCCGCAGAGCGTACCAGGAATGTACAACCAGCAGGCTGGAGCTCGTGTGGCTACACCACAAAACTTCCATGGCGCTGTGCCCAACCATTTATTGCAGCAGGCACCTCTGATGGCCACCCAACAGCCTGGGCAGCCTATGCAACACGTTATGCAACCGCTTTTTAATGCAGCAGCTGGTGAAG TTACCGAAGAGCCAGTATCTCTAGCAGCTACGCATCCCCATTTGCTACCCAGCGATATCCAATCA GATATAAAACACAATTTGGATTCACTGGTGAACCAATTGTGCAACACACGCTTGGGAACCAACCAGCATCAACGGCTGTTATTGTTGCGCCAAAGACAACTCATCGAGGAGGACGAGTTGCGCCTAAAACATTATGTGGAATACGAAAAGTTTCAGAAGGCACTGCGCCAAT CTATAAGCACAAACGTTCCAGCGACTGCCGCTTACTATTCAGCAGCTGCCGCCCAGCTTCCAACCAATTTGGCGGCTCCAGCAGCTCCGTCCTCATCGAATCCGACATCCACTGGCTCCGCAAACACATAA